CTGTTCCTAACATCATATCGGAGGCCCCTGCACCGACGCATGACCTGCCGTTTGTACCTGATTAAAAAAGTTCAAATATATCCATaatgacaaaataataaataataataaatgattcgTTAAATGAGAGGTTGGGGAGTCCTGGGGTCCGGAGTCGTTCAGGTTGGTCCTTTATGCGGCCGAAGACTACTAGACGTAGGTTGTACTCATTCTGTAATATTTATTCTTGAATTTCTAGTGTTTAAGGTGTTAATTAGTAAAACCCAAGCCTTTGGCCCCGTAATCGACACTCGTGGGGGGGGTCAGTGACCAGTCACCCGGTGCAACACCCAAGTTACGAgccaaaaaaaaactgctgaacATTGCAAAGTTCTCAAGAACATGGGGTGGGAAAGATAAGGGTTTGAGTTCCACCCCAGACAGTTTCTGCGAGACAGAATGAaggcaaaaaatataacaaaaaatgctAGGAAATATCCTACAAATATTCATATACATTGTGCTGCCGGTGGGTATCGGCAATTAGAAATTCCACAAAAATTCccccaaagtttttttttttactaaatataaataaaatagaaaacagtgatgtcataaaatcACATTTACGACGGATCCCTAAACGGATCTCTATCCGTATTTCACTAATAGCagcgtaaataaataaataaataaacaaataaataaaaataataaaaagctctTACATCCTATCAATACTGTAAAaaatttaacacccccccttcCATTTACTACCCCCCCAAACCTCTTAAGCCAgaagtattataataatattataataatacccTATAGGAGTCGAAAAATTGGGCCAGCCAAAAAACGTAGGAGAATTCCCcccccaatcatgtttttattttcatatatttatataaatatgacattttttcGGCATGTTTTTATGGTTTCCAACGAAAGccctatttttttctggaatctTAATAAACCCACACAATTATAACAATAGCAAAAAAACGTACGGTATTTGGGGCACTAAAAAAACCCCCGgtagtcaaggggttaaagatcgTCACCCATTATTTACCACAACTTGTATCAAGCCGAACAGACGTCTGCGCTCCGTGCTGATAGACAAGTCGTTTACTTTGGGTGTCCTATTATTTTTCAGCATTTAATACGCGTATACGATAACTTCCAATGTATGGTTAACGCGAGACAGGCATGAGGATGAAGAAAGGCGTAAAACGTCAATTTATTTGCGTTCCTCCAAAACGAGCTGCCGGCGGCAGGTTGGTTTCCGAGCTTTGAAACATTTTCCAttataaataacatgttttattacCATGAGGTTGACCTGACAGAAATTCAATCCAATAACTAGTAAATTAAATCTCACAGGTGCGTCAGCAAAAGATCCCTGATTGGCCGTAAGTTTTCTGGACGGTGGGGGGGCGTGGCTTCTGACCTGGTATATAAAAGTCCCCGCAGTCTTTGGAACATCGCAATCAGACAAAGTTCTTGCTTCAACAGTGATTGAACGGAACGCCTGGTGGTTTTAAGAGTAAACCCAATTTAGTTTACTTTTTGTTGAACGCCATCCAACCCAACGGCAAGATGAGCTCTCAACTGCGTCAGAACTACAGCCAGGACAGCGAGGCAGCCATCAACCGGATGGTGAACCTCAAGATGTATGCTTCTTACACCTATCTGTCCATGGTAGGTTCTACAGAACGATCCATTATGTCAGTGTAGTGAACCACGGGGTTCTAGCTTTAAGGGAAGCCACAAATATCAGTGGtactgttgcccccccccccagtttggaCTCGAATAACTCTCTGTTTTCTGTTTTCAGTCATACTACTTTAACCGCGATGATGTGGCCCTTCATCACGTGGCCGAGTTCTTTGAGGAGCTGAGCCACGAGGAACAGGAGCATGCCGAAAAGTTCCAGAAGTATCAGAACAAGCGTGGAGGTCGTATAGTCTTGCAGGATGTCAAGGTGGGATGAGAATTGCCGTGTTGCTCTTTAAACAGGATGTAAtaatccccccagcgctatatacagtaattacccccagcactgtatacagtaataacccccagcactgtatacagtaatatacccccagcgctgtatacagtaatatacccccagcgctgtatacagtaatataacccacagcactgtatacagtaataacccccagcgctgtatacagtaataacccccagcgctgtatacagtaataaccttcagcgctgtatacagtaataacccccagcgctgtatgcagtaataacccccagggctgtatacagtaatataacccccagcgctgtatacagtaatataacccccagggctgtatacagtaataaccccccagcgctgtatgcagtaataaccccccagcgctgtatacagtaataacaccagcgttgtatacagtaataacccccagggctgtatacagtaataacccccagcactgtatacagtaatgtaacccccagcgctgtatacagtaataacccccagcactgtatacagtaataacccccagcgctgtatgcagtaataacccccagcgctgtatgcagtaataacccccagcgctgtatgcagtaataacccccagggctgtatacagtaataacccccagggctgtatacagtaatataacccccagcgctgtatacagtaataacccccagggctgtatacagtaataactcccagcgctgtatgcagtaataacccccagcactgtatacagtaataaccccagcgctgtatacagtaataaccccagcgctgtattcagtaattagtaataaccccagcactgtatacagtaatgtcggttggcattgacaaaaacctggatTGATTTTATTTGGTTCCAATAATCTGTGAACCTGGTggcgccattgttgtcagtaaaagtgatattttgggtgacttttcctgctcaccacactgagctgatgctttatggcaatgctaatacaGTCTCccccccatagactttcattgggCAGAGTGTCCAACAGGGTGATTGAGGCagagccattctgttgtttcCCACAGACTCACGATAagaagtcagggtgtttgtctagaagACTGGTCTAGAACCGAGCTAGACCGTatacaaatggttaaaaatataattttatgcaaaagctaaaactgtttttaaaaacaaatttaatctAATGCCAGTAATAAAGCAAATTGGGGAGCGTTCCCTTTTAATTAACTCAAGTCAAATGGGTCATTAAAAAATGATCTGCAATGTTGAGGGTCCTGGGGTCCGCAGTTAGCAGGCGATTATAGTGTTCCTCTCCGTGATAACCGTTCTTGACAACACCTTAAGTATTTATATCTTTTAATTGCGTATATTCTCAGCCATCGCGTACTTTACATCAGATGTATActccttttttatttgtccCAGAAACCAGAACGCGATGAATGGGTTAATTCCCTGGATGCCATGCAGACGGCTCTAAATCTGGAAAAGACAGTTAACCAGGCGCTTCTCGACGTGCACAGAGTGGCAACTGACAGAAACGACCCCCatgtgagtaaaaaaaaaccaaacataattaaaccaacatatatgatgcttattattattattattattattattatacagtaagAGTCTCGTCTGACCGGTCTCAGTGTTTCTTTTGCTCCTGAGGAAGGCCCTTAGAAATATGCTTGACTACCTTCCATTATTCAGATCTCAAAATACACCAGAAATATTCACCAAGACAATATTTTGTTTGAGTAAATGTTTCTTCTGGCTCACGCGTTCTATACTGCAGACACGTTGACACTAGCCCACCCGTAAATACCCATAAATACCCTTTATGTCACACTCCTTGCATCATCCTGAGGACCGATTTCAAACGTCCTTGTGACCACTGGTGATCTGCAAACCTAAGTTTGTGAAACACTGCCATAGACTTTCATATTTAACCAGATGCACCATATTCAGGTCCAAGAAGATGGGCTGGTCTTGATCAAACATCCTTAAGCCTTTTAGGATACAGCAAGCCATATGCAAGAAAGCAAAGCAAATGGCGCGGGAAACAAGGGTTGCCCATGGCCATCCAAGAGGACAACCCTACCCTACAGAATGGAATATGAGGGATGCCGAGGCCCCAAGGTTCTGCCATTGAGGTCATGTCATACTCAAGGCTTCctaattcttcttttttcacTTATAGCTGTGTGATTTCCTGGAGAGCGAGCAACTGGAGGAACATGCCAAGCGAATTAAGAAGCTTGGTGATTATATTACTAACTTAAAGCGCCTTGGTGTGCCCCAGAATGGCATGGGAGAGTACCTTTTTGATAAGCACACCTTAGGCGAGACCAGCTAAGATCCTTTTTCTTCAGAGAGGCTACCGGTCAACAGGTCATCCGCCTCCCCGAGAAGATGATTGTATCTGTAACCTGTTAACATCTTTACTATTGATGTTACAATAAAACGCTTCTGGTTGACTGGCTGTTGGCTATTTTTGTATGTTAAAATGCTATTCTTTATACATGGTCCTGGAGACCAAAATTGGAACAAGAGGGGCACAACTACAACCAGTACAGCTGGAACCTGCAGGGGCTAGAACTCCGGGCGTGAACAGATACGACAATCTATATGAAGAATCTCTTCTACAACGCAGGTGACCACATTTGTCTGCCTTCCACGGGGCATGACCCCATGCTTAGTGTCCACATTCAGAGGCCATCATGTTTTATATGCTGACTATAACTTTTTCTAGCTGAAAGTCACATTAGATACATTTCTAGTTCTGTCGACCACCcaaaaattatttaatcatgttaAAATGTTGTCTCGTTCATCCAGGGAACAcataattgtcacgtgacacaaaagcaagtcCCGTTGGTGGCAGTAATAATGGTAAGCAATAGAGGGCGCCCCTGTTCCTCTATGTTAGATTACAGTTCTGTAACCAAATAGTCCAGAGCTGAATCAGGATGAAATGGGATCCCCCCCCCGCGCGCATTCATCAGGATGGGTAATTGCAGCCTCCGGCGCGCTAAGTGGCTGGGAATTTAACTTATCCCGGGTGACAATCTGAAATACACAGCAGAGCGCTGAATCAGGGCAGATGCAATTCAATTCACTAAAGTGCAATATACCTAAATGATGCAAGCGTCTGGCAATGTTAGCTCTAAAGGATAAAAATAACCGCTCCTCAGACAGGAGTCCTGTGGGACAGAAGACACCGAACGTAATTATGAGAAACacgagaaaaaataaatacagtcaAAAGTTATCTGTCCTGGTCCGTGGGAAAGGATATGAGGGGGACAACACGTGGGAAGCCCAATGACATCGTGTTCTGCCTATGTTCCCCAGGAACGTGATGTCATCAATAGGTTAATTGAggtcaccccccaaaaaataagaaaaatagtcATATTTACCggtatacgtatatatatatatatatatgccccctTTAATAACAatactgtaataaaatataaaaaatatataggtataatatacggtaaataaaatattcGGTCTATCTAAAGGTGGGGCTTTTGCAGAATAAGGTGACATTGTCAGAGAATTTTTGGGGTTAAGTGCCCCTCTTTTGCCCCTATAGCAGATGCCCGTgatttaatgtttcattttttaatattcttttattattttaaataaaaaaggtaacgGATTGTCCCGCCATCTTTCTGCTCCTGGTGGGGTGGGGCCAGTAGAAATACTGAACTTGGGTGAGATGAATGAAAAGGTTGATGGTGAAGGAAACGAGGAAAGGGATTCTTTAGGCTGGAATTGagatttttttgcattgttacATACTTCCTCGAGACGTACTTCCATTCCTACGTGAATAATCATTCACCTTTTACGCTTCTCCATATGTAAACAGGATATCAGGATAAATAGAGATTtaggaaaaacacatttaaaagcttgtattttatttgtaaaaaattgtttataaacCCATTCACGATGCATAATTTGTTGTtgcttaataaatgaataaatatagaaattcCTTTTCCTGACGTGACGCATTTTCCCTTCCCCAACGTTACCAGAAATACAACAGGACTTTCTCATCTCCATGGCAACAGTTGCTCTGGTTTCTGCACGTCACAGGCCCGCCCTCTTCTGGTCTATGAAGGAAACCTCACGTACTTTCTCATGAATTTCCATGCCGCGCCCCCATGCCGTTCCCATTGGTTGGCAGGCTTCACGAGGGTATATATGGCTGAGTCACAGCGTTCATGCAATGATTTGTTTTCCAGAAGGCTAATGAAATGTTGAGATATCGCTGAGCGGCCCGATGGTCTGGCATGGAGTTATCCTATAGCTGCTTTATAGAGGACAAAATGCGGTTTATTCTGAGCGAGCGGACGGAGAGGAGAACTGCGTTTCGGCCTGTTGTTTATTTCCTCGGGATTCACCCGAATATTCAGGAGCCCCCGGCCCAGGAGACCATTACCAACTTCTGTTGGAGCGCCTTCCTTACTGGATGATGACGTCATATTCAGACTCCTACAGTAATATGGTAAGTATCCCCATACTATAAATCACGTACATAATCggtgtattgttattatttttttctattttaccgGTAATAACTGCTGTAAATCTTACGAAATCCATAGACACGTGATGGCATTGTGATCGCTTTTAtgtgatgtaataataataataataatatatgcgcATAATATCAGAAAGGTAAGGCTGACGGCACGAGACCTTTTAGTATCTATATCTGTAGCAGGCGAGGGGAGTCTAGATGAATGGGTCCTGATACATACTAGGCTAGGACAGCAGGCAAAGATGTCTACTCCCATGTCTGGCTTCCGATCATGCTTTTTGTGTTAGTCATTTGAAATGTAGCCAAAGACCTGCTGTGGAATTGCATAGGGAATTAGAGGGTGAATCAGCATATAATAGAATCGTTATGAGACTATAAACATTAACGTCATCCATTTAAAACCCCCGGCATTGTATGTTCTAGGTGGCACCCCCATGACATCATTACATGATTCATCATATTACATGGATCCCACATCATCAGTACCCCTGGGTTTATGTGCTTATGTTTTAATTTGAAACATAAGCTATTATGGACAAAGATCCCTATCTCTTATTTTTGGTCCTGCTTAAACAGCTACATGGAACAAGAGCTCTTCATGCCCTGTGATTTCTGACAAAGCCTTACATATGcgtttttcccccttttctataGATAAATACAGTTCTCAAAATGAGTCTTTACCTCCCGTTTGGTTCATACTGGAGAAACTTTACACTTCCGGTGATCGGCTGGCACAAGGGAACTGCCTTCCAGATGAACAACCTTGGACACCTCTGGGTGCCGGGCATCCATACCCAGCTGGACACAGATTTGGTTATGCTCACAACGGCTGCCACAATAACGCAGTCGTTGGTTTCCCTGGCCAAAAATATAATGCACAAGAGAGCATGGCTCTGGAAGCTGTTCCGGAGTGCATGGATGACCAATTTATACAGAAGAGCGCTGTGGTGGTGTTCGCGTGTTCCAGATTTTTTATTGGTGGCTAGACGTGTTTTCACCGACAACTATTCACAGTCCCAACTACTGCGTCATAAAGATGTAAACATGAGTTCCACGACGTATATAAAATACGACTCAGAGTGTTTGATGGAGCTGTCAGATTCTGACACTGAAGACATGCCAAGCGAGTGCTCTGAGGAGCCTCAGGATATGGACGTCCTGGTAGCTGAGGATGACTTTATGGACCAGACGGTGAACAAAGAGGCTGTGCTGACATCCTGCACAAACCCTTTAATTCTCTCCATGATCTGCTTACCATCAGAAGAGGAAGATTGTAAAAGCATGTCTGAATTTATTTCAGATCCACCAAATACATCAGAAGATGAGGATACGTCAACTAAGAATGAGGAACATTCTAACACTGAAGATAGGTCAGTGGACAGTGGTGTGCAGGAATTGTTGACCCCTGGGGCCAGAGATGAACTGGACAGTGACGAGGAAAGCAACTGGTCTGAAGACTCTTGGGACACAGAAGACAATCTAGACTGGGACACAGAAGGATCTGAGTTATGGGCCTCcttctgtaaaaatgatgacCCATACAATCCTCTATCCTTTTCCATGCCAATCGAAAGTTCTAAAGTGGCTAAAGCAACCAATGACAGTATTTACGAGGGTCCTGAAGGTGATTGGAAGGAAAAGAATGGAGACCACTCTAAATCACAGGGAGGAGCACATGGTGATACCAAGAATGATAACAAGAGTGACGAATCACCCAAAAAAAGTGGCAAAGTTCAGAAAGTAAGTATGCTCTTTCAAAGCGCTATGTATTCTAGAAACCCTGACACGTTCTGTCACTATGTGAGTTCCCTGTAACAGTCTTACTGTTTATATCCCGGTGGGGCGAGGATCTGCATCTTGTTGGGACCCTGAATGTAGAAGAACAAGAATAGCTTCTTAAAATTGGTTGAATTGCATGACCCTTGTTCTTGAAGCCAAAATCTGTTGGTACCAGATTAATACTCCTGCGCCACAAAATGGGTGGCATTAATAATTTTACTGCCCATACTAATAAAGCCGGCCATCGCTGCAGAAGGTAACCTGATTCTTCTGTTTCTCCTCCAGGTTCGGTTCTCTCCTGTTGTCTCCGTCCACCGCATGATCACCTGGGATTATGCCTACAGAGCAGCTCGCAAAGGCCCCTGGGAGGAATACGCACGGGATCGCTGCCGCTTCAAGAAGCGCATTACCGAGGCGCAGGCCGCCTTAGGCTTCTGCCTGGAACCGCAGCACAGAGAGAAGATGTGGGCTCGTCTCTGTGAACTGGCGCCTGATTATTATGAAGACGAGACTTTCCGGTGAATGTTTGATTCCTTGGCGCGGGGCCCTGGGCAGTTTTGCAGTTGTttgagaaaatgtttaaataaaattcagTATTGGACTGATGAGGCTAGGCAGGTGTCTGATTACTAGGCAGTCTTTGCtcttaaaagtatttatttccTAATCCCTTATTTATTGAAGAcactttatttattacttttgcTACACAAGAGCCTTTATTTTTTaccttaatatattttatgttaaattgTAATTCTGGAACATTTGAAGACGGAAACCACTATGTAGACACACGGACTCTAGCACTGAAAGGTCATCAAACATTAAACCACGTTTATCTAGATGATAAACTCAAGGACCATCTAAGCTTCTAGATTTAAGAGAATGTATGGTGTCTGAAAGTGTAACTAGACTTATCATTTTGGAAATGCAATAAAACCTGCCCATTCCTGGGGCAGAAATATCCTGTTAAACATACCGTGTGCTTTATTTGAATTGCTTTTTATTtggtattaaaaaatgtacatcaAATTATTTCTGAGTCTGTCAATTTTACAATGAGGTTTTTGCGTAGTCACTGTTTTAAACAGAATATCGAAGCTTCCTTGCATGATGGCaaaaatgtctttattcaaCTTTGTCTTTAGTGCacccatttaaaatatatttttcttttgaaataattatatatataaaccatcatttagtatgaaaaatatctaaaaatgtgggggaaattaggAATAAGAAGGAACCTTGGACACCTCTGGGTGCCGGGCATCCATACCCAGCTGGACACAGATATGGTTTTGCTCACAACGGCTGCCACAATAACGCAGTTATTGGTTTCCCTGGCCAAAAATATAATGCACAAGAGGGCATGGCTCTGGAAGCTGAGTGCATGGATGACCAATTTATACAGAAGAGCGCTGTGGTGTTGTTGGCGTGTTCCAGATTTTTTATTGGGGGCTAGACGTGTTTTCACTGACAACTATTCACAGTCCCAACTACTGCGTCATAAAGATGTAAACATGAGTTCCACGGCGTATATAAAATACGACTCCATCAGAATCTTCCATCAGAAGATTGAAGAGGAAGATTGTACAAGCATGTCTGAATTTATTTCATATCCACCAAACACATCAGAAGATGAGGATACGTCAACTAAGAATGAGGAACATTCTAACACTGAAGATGGATCAGTGGACAGTGGTGTGCAGGAATTGTTGACCTCGGGCCAGAGATAAAATGGACAGTGATGAGGAAAGCAACTGGTCTGAAGACTCTTGGAACACAGAAGGCAATCTAGACTGAGCCACAGAAGGATTCGGATTATGGACCTCCTTCTGTAAAAGTAATGAATCATATAATCATCTATCTTCCTTATGCCAATGGCTAGACATGTTTTCACCAACAGCTATTCACAGTCCCAACTACTGCGTCATAGAGATGCTAACATGAGTTTTACAGCGTATATAAAATACGACTCAGAGTGTTTGATGGAGCTGTCAGATTCTGACACTGAAGACATGCCAAGCGAGTGTTCTGAGGAGCCTCAGGATAAGGACCTCCTGGAAGCTGAGGATGACTTTATGGACCACACGGTGACCAAAGAGCTGACATCCTGCGCAAACCCTTTAATTCTCTCCATGATCTGCTTACCATCAGAAGAGGAAGATTGTACAAACATGTCTGAATTTTATAAAAATTGCCTATTGGTGCCTTGAAAGACAATTCAGAGAAGGAAGTAGGAACAGCTATTAAAAGTTTTCCATCTGGAAAAGCACCTGGCCCAGACGGGTTCACTATGCTTTACTACAAGACACATGCACCCCTACTGACACCACATATGACATCCATGTTCAACGAATAAAAAATCAAAAGGGCAGATGTCACAAGAATCTCTGACGGCAAAAATTATCACTATTCCCAAGCCAGGAAAAACACCAGACACATGTGCCAATTTCAGGCCCATTTCCTTAATGAATAATGACTCAAAAATGTACGCCAAAGTAATAGCAAAAAGACTATCTAATATTGTGCCTTACCTCATTGATAACGACCAGGTGGGATTTGTGAAAGATAGACAACCATCTGACAACACAAGAAAATTTATTGATCTCACTTACTGGATGTCTTCATAACAGATGCCTTCTCTGCTCCTTTCTTTGGACGCagagaaggcatttgacagGGTGCACTGGAAGTATTTGGAACAGGTCTTAATTTACAAAGGTTTCCCCATAGAATTTATTAGAATGTAATGGCCCTCTGTCGTCACCCTGCTGCAGTCGTCTCCACCTCAGGTACAATCTCCACACCTTTCCATTTATCAAATGGTACTAGACAGGGATGCCCATTATCACCTATCTTGTTCGTACCAGCCTTAGAACCATTGGCAGATAAAATAAGAGAAGCCGATAACATACATGGTGTCAGATTGGGTGACAATACCCACAAGCTAGGTCTATATGCTGACGATATAATGCTGTCTTTAACCCGCCCTGAAGAATCTCTGGATGCACTTTTTTCAATATTGCATGATTTCgtaaatatatcatattataaattaaacatcacAAAGACACAAGCTCTTCCATATTATATACCTTCTGACGCATTGAATTCACTTAAACAAAAGTACAGTTTTATCTGGCAAACTAAGGACATATCCTTTCTGGGGATACAGTTAACTAAAAATGTGTCTAATCTTtatgaatataattttaaaaagatttgGCCTTTGCTAAGAGAAGAACTCTGGTCATGAGGAAAGTATGAGCTGTCCTGGCTAGGCAGGGTTGCCGCCCTTATAATGTCTTTGTTTCCAAAACTCCTATATATAATTCGCACAGTTCCAATAATACTTCCCTCaacattctttaaaatgataaaaacagaTATCAGAAGATATATATGGGGAACGTCTTTCCCAAGAACTATAAAACTGGAAGTTCTACAGAGAAACAAGATACATGGTGGATTAGGCATCCCTGATttccataaatattatttagccACAAACACAGCCACCaatataaaattttatattCACTCTGACAAGCCaaagtggatatatatatagaaaatatatataaaagatatatatagagagccACCCCACTTACGGCTATGGCCCCGATTAAAACACCTGGAAATATTGACACAGATGCATGGAACTCTTATGGATTTCATTATGTAAATGATCTTTTTTTGGGCAACACTATTAAGGCATTTGACACTCTACAGGCAGCATACAATTTACCAGAAACAATGCGGattcaatatgacatcatactaaaTGTTATTAGAAGTTCCATTGATTGCCCTGCAGAAGACGTGAAAGACTGGTCAATACCCCTCACAAACCTAGAGAACATCTGCTTAAATCATCCCAATAAAGCACACATGATCACCAAGAGCTATAGTTACTTCTCAACTAGTCTTTCTAATAAACATTCTCATACGATTAGTTGGGAAAAGGAACTAAGTTTTGAAATGGATCTGTCAGAATGGTTTAGGATTAGAAATGGTCTACAAGGGGTCACTCGGTGTGCTTCGCATTGGGAAAACCACCTTAAGATATTTTATAGATGGTATTCATATCCTTCTAAACTCAGTGTTATGAAATCATCTCAGTCCCCACTTTGTTGGAGAGGCTGTGGAGCAGTAGGACATATGGAACATATATGGTGGTCCTGTGCCAAACTGACCCCCTTCTGGTCACGTATTCTCACAATGGTCAAATTAATAGCAACTTCCATTAGCTCTCTGACCCCAAAGATGGTTCTATTCGAAGTGATTCCCAGTGTTATTCACAAAGTACGGAGAATTATCCTTTCTCATTTATTCATTGCTGTCACTTCTATTCTCCCTGGACACCGGGGTAAAAAAAACTGTCCCAAATACACAAGAATTCTTGACACTTTATAAGGAAAATAAATCTCTAGAACTCAGTGTACGTCATTTGACGATATAATACCCTACATTAAAGTACCATTGGGATGAATTTGATAGGAAGCGTCGTAACAAATTTAGGTCAGAATGGGACTctacttaggaaaaaaagagaagtgtATTGGGTCATTTTCTAAGTTAAATTGTGATATATGAAGATTGTACATCTCATTATACTCTCATGTGGATGTACTGcagtatatatgaaaaatttacattaactatTGTAAGTAGCGtcccccctccctttttttcttctttttttctgtattcctCTCTTAAAAGTTATACTTTCTGTTATATGAAAAACCtttcaataaaaattaattgaggaaaaaaaataataaagacaatTCAGATGCTGTTAGAAGACTGTGCTGCTTTAAATCATCTTCTAGTGTGAGATGTCCTGAGACCTGATACCACATTCTGAAATCGGATCAGGTGACACTTATTGCTGAAGAGCCTTGACTTATGGGAATTGTCTGACACAGGCCTAGCAACCATTCACATGACCCTGACGCGTTCTCTCACTATGCGAGTTCCCTGTAACAGTCTTACGGTTTATATCCCGGTGGGGCGAGGATCTGCATCTTGTTGGGACCCTGAATGTAGAAGAACCAAAATGGCTTTTTAAAACTGGCTGAATTGCACGACCCTTGTTTTTGAAGCCATAAGCTGTTGGTACCAGATTAATACTCCTGCGCCACCGAATGGGTGGCATTAATAATGTTAC
This window of the Spea bombifrons isolate aSpeBom1 chromosome 12, aSpeBom1.2.pri, whole genome shotgun sequence genome carries:
- the LOC128469682 gene encoding ferritin heavy chain B-like; protein product: MSSQLRQNYSQDSEAAINRMVNLKMYASYTYLSMSYYFNRDDVALHHVAEFFEELSHEEQEHAEKFQKYQNKRGGRIVLQDVKKPERDEWVNSLDAMQTALNLEKTVNQALLDVHRVATDRNDPHLCDFLESEQLEEHAKRIKKLGDYITNLKRLGVPQNGMGEYLFDKHTLGETS
- the LOC128470046 gene encoding protein phosphatase 1 regulatory subunit 15B-like; this translates as MMTSYSDSYSNMINTVLKMSLYLPFGSYWRNFTLPVIGWHKGTAFQMNNLGHLWVPGIHTQLDTDLVMLTTAATITQSLVSLAKNIMHKRAWLWKLFRSAWMTNLYRRALWWCSRVPDFLLVARRVFTDNYSQSQLLRHKDVNMSSTTYIKYDSECLMELSDSDTEDMPSECSEEPQDMDVLVAEDDFMDQTVNKEAVLTSCTNPLILSMICLPSEEEDCKSMSEFISDPPNTSEDEDTSTKNEEHSNTEDRSVDSGVQELLTPGARDELDSDEESNWSEDSWDTEDNLDWDTEGSELWASFCKNDDPYNPLSFSMPIESSKVAKATNDSIYEGPEGDWKEKNGDHSKSQGGAHGDTKNDNKSDESPKKSGKVQKVRFSPVVSVHRMITWDYAYRAARKGPWEEYARDRCRFKKRITEAQAALGFCLEPQHREKMWARLCELAPDYYEDETFR